One genomic window of Peteryoungia desertarenae includes the following:
- a CDS encoding ATP-binding protein, whose translation MYQRHTSEIVLSALDAQAAVVLLGPRQVGKTTLALEIGEQRPSVYLDLQRDADRQILTEADLYLNEQVGKLVILDEVQQMPDLFKNLRGQIDMRRRKGSRTGQFLLLGSASNVLLHQSAESLAGRVRYIEMPPLLLDEVGKDRLNDLWLRGGFPDSFRANSNRASMTWREDFLRTYLERDIPSLGPRIPATTLRRFWTMLAHAQGGLLNASALAEGLGVSGQTVARYLDLLVDLMLVRRLQPWHENAGKRLVKSPKVFVRDSGLVHALLGLGSLESLLGHPVIGGSWEGFCIETLIAAAPTGTEPFFYRTAAGAELDLVLRLPGNGIWAIEIKRTTAPKVSRGFHLAVEDIKADRKMLVYAGDQEVPTGDDLRAMPLAAAVSMLRNL comes from the coding sequence ATGTATCAACGCCATACCAGCGAGATTGTGCTATCCGCCCTTGATGCCCAAGCGGCTGTTGTCCTTTTGGGGCCCCGGCAGGTTGGCAAGACCACACTTGCGCTAGAGATAGGCGAGCAACGTCCATCGGTGTATCTCGACCTGCAACGCGACGCGGATCGGCAGATCCTGACAGAGGCCGATCTCTACCTGAACGAACAAGTCGGCAAGCTGGTGATCCTGGATGAGGTTCAGCAGATGCCGGACCTATTCAAAAACCTCCGTGGGCAGATCGACATGCGACGACGCAAGGGATCCCGCACGGGGCAGTTCCTTTTGCTGGGGTCTGCGTCAAACGTTCTGCTGCATCAATCGGCCGAATCCCTCGCCGGGCGGGTTCGCTATATCGAGATGCCGCCTCTCTTGCTGGACGAAGTAGGCAAAGACAGGTTGAACGACCTGTGGTTGCGGGGCGGTTTTCCCGACAGCTTTCGGGCGAATAGCAACCGGGCCAGCATGACCTGGCGCGAGGATTTTCTACGTACCTATCTGGAGCGCGATATCCCTTCCCTGGGTCCGCGGATCCCTGCAACCACGCTGCGCCGCTTCTGGACGATGCTGGCGCATGCGCAGGGTGGCCTGTTGAATGCGAGCGCTCTTGCCGAAGGACTAGGCGTCTCAGGTCAGACCGTAGCACGATACCTTGATCTGCTCGTCGATCTCATGCTTGTGCGGCGCCTGCAGCCCTGGCACGAAAATGCCGGCAAGCGCCTTGTCAAGTCGCCAAAGGTCTTCGTCAGGGATAGCGGCCTCGTCCATGCCTTGCTTGGCCTCGGTTCGCTGGAAAGCTTGTTGGGACATCCTGTGATCGGTGGAAGCTGGGAAGGGTTTTGCATAGAGACCCTGATCGCTGCGGCGCCAACCGGGACCGAGCCTTTCTTTTACCGGACCGCGGCGGGGGCTGAGCTTGACCTTGTTCTGCGGCTTCCCGGAAATGGCATCTGGGCGATCGAGATCAAGCGCACCACCGCGCCCAAGGTGTCGCGTGGTTTCCACCTGGCGGTCGAGGACATCAAGGCAGACCGGAAGATGCTGGTCTACGCCGGTGACCAGGAGGTCCCGACAGGTGATGATTTGCGCGCAATGCCACTGGCTGCCGCCGTGAGCATGTTGCGCAATCTGTAG